One Sediminicola sp. YIK13 DNA segment encodes these proteins:
- a CDS encoding type I restriction endonuclease subunit R translates to MNESTTRKELIDIHLKEAGWDVNDHTQVVEEYVVDLIAGNQAKEPTGKNLNNQFSDYVLLGKNGKPLAVVEAKKSIKDANTGREQAKQYCYNIQKQTNDILPFCFYTNGHDIFFWDLENAPPRKVIGYPNREDLERYQYIREVKKPLTSELINTKVAGRDYQIRAIRSVMDGLEQKRRTFLIVMATGTGKTRTTIALVEALMRAGWAEKALFLVDRIALRDQALEAFKEHLPNEPRWPKQGEKSIAKDRRIYISTYPTMLNIVREEKETLSPHFFDLIVVDESHRSIYNTYKEVLDYFNTITIGLTATPTDVIDHNTFKIFNCEDGLPSFAYTYEEAVNNIPPYLCNFQVMKIKTKFQTDGISKRTVSLEDQKKLILEGKEIAEINFEGVELEKKVINKGTNTLIVKEFMEESIKDINGVLPGKTIFFCANIAHARRIEEIFDQLYPQYNGELAKVMVSEDSRVHGKGGLLDQFKNKDFPRVAISVDMLDTGIDIRELVNLVFAKPVYSYTKFWQMIGRGTRLLEPTQMKSWCTEKDVFLILDCWDNFEYFKLKPKGKELKQAIPIPVKLFGLRLEKLEFVFEASIQETIIEECKRLQKLIALLPKNSVVIKDNSKAVAEVNNPDFWEVINSNKIDFLKAEILPLMRTISGVDYKAMRFEKDILEVSLAKMQNETEKYDMLKDALIERISDLPLSLNIVAKQQELIRDSQRNQFWNNIKENDFNNLIDKLSPLARYIDSRDTTSGPSKFNFEDELVAKEMVEFGPQNEAVSITRYKEMVEEKIRELTESNPILQKIIDGNAITEEEVETLAHELQEENPHITIGLLQRVYQNRKAKFLQFIKHILGLEVLETFTESVASAFGDFIREHNYLSSRQLQFLDILKKYILEKGNLEKKNLIESPFTMIHPEGIRGVFSPKEINEILQLTNKILAA, encoded by the coding sequence TTGAACGAATCAACAACCAGAAAAGAACTAATAGATATCCACTTAAAAGAAGCTGGATGGGATGTTAATGACCATACTCAGGTTGTGGAAGAATATGTTGTTGATTTAATAGCGGGAAACCAAGCGAAAGAACCAACTGGGAAAAATCTGAACAATCAATTCTCTGATTATGTTTTGTTAGGTAAAAACGGAAAACCATTAGCTGTTGTTGAAGCTAAGAAAAGTATTAAGGACGCAAATACTGGACGTGAACAAGCAAAACAATATTGTTATAATATTCAAAAACAAACCAATGATATTTTACCGTTTTGTTTTTACACTAATGGACACGATATATTCTTTTGGGATTTAGAAAATGCCCCACCAAGAAAAGTAATTGGTTACCCAAATAGAGAGGATTTAGAGCGATACCAATACATAAGAGAAGTAAAAAAGCCACTTACAAGTGAACTTATAAATACCAAAGTTGCAGGTAGAGATTACCAAATAAGGGCTATTCGTTCGGTAATGGATGGTCTCGAACAAAAAAGACGTACGTTTTTAATTGTAATGGCAACTGGCACAGGTAAAACAAGAACTACCATTGCTTTAGTTGAAGCACTGATGAGAGCTGGTTGGGCGGAAAAAGCATTATTTTTAGTTGATAGGATTGCATTAAGAGACCAAGCACTAGAGGCTTTTAAAGAACATTTACCTAACGAACCTAGATGGCCTAAACAAGGAGAAAAAAGTATAGCAAAGGATAGACGAATTTATATCTCTACTTATCCAACAATGCTGAATATTGTTCGTGAAGAAAAAGAAACTTTATCACCTCACTTTTTTGATTTAATAGTGGTAGACGAAAGTCACCGAAGCATTTATAATACCTATAAAGAAGTATTAGATTATTTCAACACCATTACCATTGGCTTAACAGCTACACCAACAGATGTAATTGACCACAACACCTTTAAAATATTTAATTGTGAAGATGGTTTACCGTCTTTTGCTTATACCTATGAAGAAGCTGTAAATAATATCCCTCCGTATTTGTGCAATTTTCAGGTAATGAAAATTAAAACCAAATTTCAAACGGATGGAATTAGCAAAAGAACTGTTTCATTAGAAGACCAAAAGAAATTAATCCTTGAAGGAAAGGAGATTGCCGAAATCAACTTTGAAGGCGTAGAACTAGAAAAGAAAGTCATAAATAAAGGAACAAATACACTTATAGTAAAGGAATTTATGGAGGAATCCATAAAAGATATCAACGGTGTATTACCTGGGAAAACAATCTTTTTCTGTGCCAATATTGCACACGCAAGACGTATTGAAGAAATATTTGACCAACTCTATCCACAATACAATGGCGAATTAGCCAAAGTAATGGTTTCTGAGGACTCTAGAGTTCACGGAAAAGGCGGTTTACTTGACCAGTTTAAAAACAAAGATTTTCCAAGAGTTGCTATCAGTGTCGATATGTTAGATACTGGTATTGATATTAGAGAATTGGTAAACTTAGTTTTTGCAAAACCTGTTTATTCTTACACTAAATTTTGGCAAATGATAGGTAGAGGAACTCGTTTGCTAGAACCTACACAAATGAAATCTTGGTGTACGGAAAAAGACGTTTTCTTAATTTTAGATTGTTGGGATAATTTCGAATACTTCAAATTAAAGCCAAAAGGTAAAGAATTGAAACAGGCTATTCCTATTCCTGTAAAACTATTTGGTTTACGATTAGAAAAGCTAGAATTTGTGTTTGAAGCTAGTATTCAAGAAACCATTATAGAAGAATGTAAAAGACTTCAAAAGCTAATAGCATTGTTGCCTAAAAATTCTGTCGTTATAAAAGACAATAGTAAAGCGGTTGCAGAAGTTAACAATCCTGATTTTTGGGAGGTTATAAATTCTAATAAAATAGACTTCTTAAAAGCTGAAATTCTTCCTTTAATGCGAACAATTTCTGGAGTAGACTATAAAGCTATGCGTTTTGAAAAAGACATTTTAGAAGTTTCTTTGGCAAAAATGCAAAATGAAACAGAAAAGTACGATATGCTTAAAGATGCATTAATAGAACGTATTTCTGATTTACCGCTATCATTAAACATAGTAGCAAAACAACAAGAGCTTATTAGAGATTCGCAACGCAATCAATTCTGGAACAACATTAAAGAAAATGATTTTAATAATTTAATTGACAAACTTTCTCCCTTAGCTAGATATATTGATTCTAGAGATACTACTTCTGGCCCTTCTAAATTCAATTTTGAAGATGAACTCGTAGCCAAAGAAATGGTAGAGTTTGGACCACAAAATGAAGCAGTAAGTATTACTCGTTACAAGGAAATGGTAGAGGAAAAAATAAGAGAGTTGACCGAGTCAAATCCAATACTTCAAAAAATAATTGATGGTAATGCGATAACGGAAGAAGAAGTGGAAACACTAGCTCACGAATTACAAGAAGAAAACCCACATATTACCATTGGACTACTGCAAAGAGTATATCAAAATAGAAAAGCAAAATTCTTACAGTTTATTAAGCACATTTTGGGTCTTGAAGTATTAGAAACATTTACAGAAAGTGTGGCTAGTGCATTTGGTGACTTTATTAGAGAACATAATTATTTATCTAGTAGACAACTTCAATTTTTAGATATCTTAAAGAAATACATTTTAGAAAAAGGAAACCTAGAAAAGAAAAACTTGATAGAATCACCTTTTACTATGATTCATCCTGAAGGAATAAGAGGTGTTTTTTCGCCTAAAGAAATAAACGAAATATTACAATTAACAAATAAAATATTAGCTGCATAA
- a CDS encoding GIY-YIG nuclease family protein: protein MIRPQTIQIFLPDGSPTSIKEAEITNRLVKAVLFPRNKLQEVAKREIVHFTGVYFLFGTTEDGAKPLVYIGEGEECFKRIQSHNRNKDFWTHCVIIATKTNEYTKTEAKYLEHYCLDKANIIGRYETDNDTGSKKPSLPESREYDLLDNFETAKILLATLGYPIFEEKRQSKNIKELFYCKGKDASAVGEMIDDGFLVYKGGKCTLQLTPSAGPWVTNMRNKLLDSKVLMEENGMLVFQSDYIFDSVSSAAAAVLARRSNGWIEWKDKNGRTLDELKRQ, encoded by the coding sequence ATGATTAGACCACAAACTATTCAAATATTTTTACCGGACGGCTCCCCCACAAGTATAAAAGAAGCAGAAATTACCAACCGACTGGTAAAGGCCGTTTTATTCCCTAGAAACAAACTACAAGAAGTTGCGAAACGTGAAATCGTACATTTTACAGGAGTATATTTCTTATTTGGCACTACTGAAGATGGAGCAAAACCGTTAGTCTATATTGGAGAGGGGGAGGAATGCTTTAAACGAATACAATCTCATAATCGAAATAAAGATTTTTGGACTCATTGTGTCATCATCGCAACAAAAACCAATGAATATACCAAAACAGAAGCCAAATACTTAGAACACTACTGTTTAGATAAAGCGAATATTATTGGCCGCTATGAAACTGATAATGATACGGGATCTAAAAAACCATCCTTACCTGAAAGTAGGGAATACGATTTACTGGATAATTTTGAAACTGCTAAAATATTATTGGCAACCCTAGGTTATCCGATATTTGAAGAAAAAAGGCAAAGTAAAAACATTAAAGAATTATTTTATTGTAAAGGAAAAGATGCTTCTGCTGTTGGAGAAATGATAGATGATGGCTTCTTGGTTTATAAAGGTGGAAAATGCACTTTACAGTTAACACCATCCGCTGGCCCATGGGTTACTAACATGAGAAATAAACTTTTGGACTCAAAAGTATTGATGGAAGAAAATGGAATGTTAGTTTTTCAATCTGATTATATTTTCGATTCTGTAAGTTCTGCAGCGGCAGCGGTTTTAGCTAGACGTTCAAATGGATGGATTGAATGGAAAGACAAAAACGGAAGAACTTTGGACGAATTAAAAAGGCAATAA
- a CDS encoding helix-turn-helix domain-containing protein: protein MRSVQLISITPQELQEEILKGVQKQLEEFKKDLSKSDQIELLSRADVAKLLQIDLSTLYHWTKKGTLTSYGIGNRVYYKREEVESAIVRLN from the coding sequence ATGAGATCAGTACAGTTGATTAGTATTACTCCTCAAGAGCTTCAAGAGGAAATTTTAAAAGGTGTTCAGAAGCAGTTAGAAGAATTTAAAAAGGATTTATCGAAGTCTGATCAAATTGAATTGTTAAGTCGAGCAGATGTAGCCAAATTGCTCCAGATCGACCTTAGCACTCTTTATCATTGGACAAAGAAAGGAACATTGACCTCATATGGTATAGGGAATAGAGTTTATTACAAAAGAGAGGAAGTTGAATCTGCTATTGTAAGGCTTAACTAA
- a CDS encoding phage integrase SAM-like domain-containing protein produces the protein MATIKYLLQSTSANAPIYARLSLGKNKTIKRKTGVFISPSSWSSATGYPKQNDVKNKNLSIKLRELETFIYEEINKAEISLKAMDGDWLESTINEFHGHKEEDSKEFLAEYCKYFLNKLRSSQKSVATVKKYYTIVNKLNDFENYLGKKHLVKEVDLIFREKFIDYLSEVDRLSMNTIGRYLKFVKTICIDADKNEITVSKQLPFFMGFTKESPTVTLSFNDLEKIKKIELDEDKYKITRDWLIIGCYTGQRVSDLLRMCANMIQNIQDFDFIVLNQKKTGKLVQIPIHSEVKAILNTRKGQFPPLFTHSLESSKTFFNRYLKTLCEKALINELVEGNLYDIETARTKKGLYEKHKLVSSHICRRSFATNFYGNPKYPTPILMNITAHSTERQFLEYIGKKPIDYSLQLAKIWREDEKK, from the coding sequence ATGGCTACAATTAAATATTTGCTTCAAAGTACTTCTGCGAATGCTCCAATTTATGCTAGACTTTCGTTAGGTAAAAATAAGACTATCAAACGAAAGACGGGGGTTTTTATAAGTCCAAGTAGTTGGAGTTCGGCCACCGGTTACCCAAAACAGAATGATGTTAAGAATAAAAATCTAAGTATTAAACTCAGGGAATTAGAAACTTTTATTTACGAAGAAATAAATAAAGCAGAAATTTCTTTAAAGGCTATGGATGGGGATTGGTTGGAGTCTACAATAAATGAATTTCATGGACACAAGGAGGAGGATTCAAAAGAATTTTTGGCAGAATATTGCAAATACTTTTTGAATAAGTTAAGAAGTAGTCAAAAATCTGTAGCCACAGTTAAAAAGTATTATACTATTGTAAATAAGTTAAATGATTTTGAAAACTACTTGGGGAAAAAGCACCTTGTGAAAGAGGTAGACTTAATTTTTAGGGAGAAATTTATTGATTATTTATCTGAGGTTGACAGGTTATCTATGAATACAATTGGCAGGTATTTGAAGTTTGTTAAAACTATTTGTATTGACGCTGATAAAAATGAAATAACTGTGAGTAAGCAGTTACCTTTTTTTATGGGATTTACTAAAGAGTCTCCAACGGTAACACTATCATTTAACGACTTAGAAAAGATAAAAAAGATTGAGTTAGATGAAGATAAGTATAAGATAACTAGAGATTGGTTAATAATTGGATGTTATACCGGACAAAGGGTGTCTGATTTATTAAGGATGTGCGCAAATATGATTCAGAATATCCAAGACTTTGATTTTATAGTATTAAATCAGAAGAAAACTGGTAAGCTTGTTCAAATTCCTATACATTCCGAGGTTAAAGCTATTTTGAATACAAGAAAAGGACAATTCCCGCCGTTATTTACCCATAGCTTAGAAAGCAGTAAAACATTCTTTAATCGTTATTTAAAAACTTTGTGCGAAAAAGCATTAATTAACGAATTAGTAGAAGGGAATCTATATGATATAGAAACGGCGAGAACAAAAAAAGGATTGTACGAGAAACATAAACTAGTTTCCTCCCACATTTGCAGGCGGTCGTTTGCAACTAATTTTTATGGTAATCCAAAATACCCGACACCTATTTTAATGAATATAACCGCACATAGTACGGAAAGGCAGTTTTTAGAATATATTGGAAAGAAGCCAATAGATTATAGTTTACAATTAGCCAAGATTTGGAGAGAAGATGAAAAAAAATAG
- a CDS encoding RagB/SusD family nutrient uptake outer membrane protein — protein MSVVEPETAVRQEMVRWTILAKERAVALAFESRRRNETDVRRFTNTDKINIKNYE, from the coding sequence TTGAGTGTTGTGGAGCCGGAGACGGCCGTGCGTCAAGAAATGGTCCGGTGGACCATTTTAGCTAAGGAGCGAGCTGTAGCGTTGGCCTTCGAATCCCGGAGGCGCAACGAAACCGACGTCAGAAGGTTCACCAATACCGATAAAATCAACATAAAAAATTATGAGTAA
- a CDS encoding HAD-IA family hydrolase, whose protein sequence is MSKIKYKIERAKCCKTIFTDLFDTLIHRNVHPKYTLRLWGKFIIRELGLSIDVDELFSIREEALTYLSKNQKLRSVEVDYDKVIMETYRRLANSNKLIDISYDSFERAFHIADYHAEISVQFKNETLIADLINFKENGYIIYLISDFYLPKNIIFQILEFHGISQLFEDIFVSCSLGLSKENGNIYPYVLEKTSTDPKMVIMMGDNTKSDVDNAERHEIAAIKLRHTSHKMRNLRNLFGDDAYNFDKACKNIELECQNSQFPLSEYILHFYFFTERLYIRAKKTGIKNLFFLSREGFYLKRLFDTYQEMNNFSGISKINTHYLKISRHSALQMSLKPLHEEDFSTFKGDLRKISAIQFLDGLDFSEMSKKQILEELGDTSKDVFPDFFQSEAMSHLRDNTTFAAHYESYRMLQKTAFDAYLKSFAVDFEKEGMQLVDVGWGGTMQENLFRFLGKTIPVCGYYLGLKEVYDIQPETKRYGMNFSVYPSRTITDEVLMANGQLYEQLLGAPHGSTVGYTMDNPESFALTFHEENEKQVFENLVSPVQEYMIKQFKNLFENLRPIDYPQDLAQQYLTDMALSTGIFSSKKNVEFIDQLSQGFYQNVGQNKVGLAYDPKQLKQNKLALLAQFIRSPEKLFRYLVKIKPFMYRKGLYWLSWPVNLTYYYIRFNFWFRKKWMNKGLLN, encoded by the coding sequence TTGAGTAAAATAAAATATAAAATAGAGCGTGCAAAGTGTTGCAAGACCATTTTTACTGATCTTTTCGACACCTTAATACACCGAAACGTACACCCTAAATACACGCTGAGGCTTTGGGGGAAATTTATAATACGTGAACTTGGGCTCTCTATTGACGTGGATGAGCTTTTTTCCATTCGGGAAGAGGCACTTACCTATTTGAGCAAAAACCAAAAGTTACGGTCTGTTGAAGTCGATTATGACAAAGTCATCATGGAGACTTATCGGAGATTGGCCAACTCTAATAAACTCATCGATATAAGCTATGACAGTTTTGAAAGGGCATTTCATATAGCGGACTATCATGCAGAAATATCAGTGCAATTCAAAAACGAAACCCTCATTGCAGACCTTATTAATTTTAAAGAAAACGGATATATAATCTATTTGATATCCGACTTCTATCTCCCTAAAAATATAATTTTCCAAATTTTAGAATTCCATGGAATATCCCAACTTTTTGAGGATATATTCGTTTCCTGTTCACTTGGCTTGAGCAAGGAAAATGGAAATATCTATCCTTATGTTCTTGAGAAGACCTCTACCGATCCTAAGATGGTAATTATGATGGGTGACAACACAAAAAGTGATGTTGACAATGCGGAAAGGCATGAAATAGCAGCCATTAAATTAAGACATACCTCCCATAAAATGCGTAACCTACGTAATCTTTTTGGAGACGATGCCTACAATTTTGACAAGGCATGCAAAAATATAGAGTTGGAATGCCAGAATAGCCAATTCCCCCTCAGTGAATATATTTTACATTTTTATTTCTTTACGGAAAGGCTCTACATCAGGGCGAAAAAAACTGGTATTAAAAATCTTTTCTTTCTTTCTCGAGAGGGTTTTTATCTAAAGCGACTTTTTGATACCTACCAGGAAATGAACAATTTCTCTGGCATATCCAAAATCAACACCCATTACTTAAAAATCTCTAGGCATTCTGCCTTGCAGATGTCGCTAAAGCCATTACATGAAGAAGATTTTAGCACATTCAAAGGAGACTTAAGGAAAATATCAGCCATCCAATTTTTAGACGGACTTGATTTTTCAGAGATGAGTAAAAAACAGATTTTAGAAGAACTCGGAGACACCTCCAAAGATGTATTCCCTGATTTTTTCCAATCCGAAGCTATGTCCCACTTAAGGGACAATACCACCTTCGCAGCCCATTACGAAAGCTATCGAATGTTGCAAAAAACAGCCTTCGATGCATATTTGAAAAGCTTTGCTGTCGATTTTGAAAAAGAAGGGATGCAATTGGTAGATGTCGGATGGGGCGGGACCATGCAAGAAAACCTATTCCGTTTTTTAGGTAAAACTATTCCCGTTTGCGGATATTATCTGGGACTGAAAGAGGTTTATGATATTCAGCCGGAAACAAAAAGATACGGCATGAATTTCTCCGTTTATCCAAGCCGCACCATTACCGATGAAGTACTTATGGCCAACGGGCAGTTGTACGAGCAATTATTGGGCGCACCGCACGGAAGCACGGTGGGATATACCATGGACAATCCGGAGTCTTTTGCCCTAACTTTCCACGAAGAAAATGAAAAACAGGTTTTCGAGAATTTAGTGTCACCTGTTCAGGAATATATGATCAAACAATTCAAAAATCTGTTCGAGAATTTACGCCCTATTGATTACCCTCAAGATCTAGCTCAGCAGTACCTAACCGATATGGCTTTAAGTACGGGTATCTTCAGCAGTAAAAAGAACGTTGAATTTATTGACCAATTATCACAAGGATTCTATCAAAACGTTGGCCAGAATAAGGTGGGGCTCGCCTACGACCCAAAACAATTGAAACAGAACAAGCTGGCCCTATTGGCCCAGTTTATCAGATCTCCCGAAAAACTGTTCCGCTATTTGGTCAAAATTAAACCTTTTATGTATCGGAAAGGCCTCTATTGGCTCTCATGGCCCGTTAATCTGACCTATTATTACATTAGATTCAATTTTTGGTTCAGAAAAAAATGGATGAATAAAGGGCTTTTGAATTAG
- a CDS encoding YqaE/Pmp3 family membrane protein, whose translation MSILTILLNIFLPPLAVFLKHGVGTTLLISIILTLIGWLPGVIHAFIVNQ comes from the coding sequence ATGTCCATACTCACCATTTTATTGAACATCTTTTTACCACCGTTAGCCGTGTTCCTAAAACATGGGGTAGGCACAACCTTACTTATTAGTATTATTTTGACTTTAATTGGATGGTTGCCAGGCGTCATACATGCTTTTATTGTAAACCAATAA
- a CDS encoding tetratricopeptide repeat-containing sensor histidine kinase, whose product MTKSLFLPLCLLLCLAATKMATAQNLKQSQSYNSSDSDSLQLAALKSTIKSHVKKAEYDSVVLYSKKMLRLSEKMTDSILMAESYYYLGYYLQAQYKSDEAYEFYNEAFKIDVRLGDYELAAEMLNAMATIQKSLGDYIGSQITAVEGLDYLEKTTNYRVTSALQHIISVCAKEMGDYGDALLWNKKAIQLANNHPDQISSALLVVYENTRANILVKYKRYTEAIALYTSLLEAANPTNAREGARIKDNLAYTFWLSGQENADAEQKMLDALKVRLDLKDLSGLVSSYIHLTQFYLESDKAKALYYSESAYAIAREKNNPIAAMEALDYIIGLKHDLNKNTTAEALAYSEIRNGLEKSKQKIRRIYASTKYDNDQLSEDVLLLKAVTAEKEKQNILYLSSFILVLMGSSFLFFILKRRHRIEKIQESYKTETRISKKVHDELANDVYQLMVQMEDTENKPHLLDSMEQIYLRTRDISKENNSIHTDIRYAEELTTMLSSYTPAATKIYTQGLEDIRWQKIGHEKKVALYRILQELMTNMKKHSEASLVAITFKKTGKYTLVSYTDNGKGIAIDGKNYGNGLQNVENRISAVQGSFTFTSERDNGFKAEIKFPN is encoded by the coding sequence ATGACAAAATCCCTTTTCTTACCCCTATGCTTGCTATTGTGCCTTGCTGCCACGAAGATGGCCACTGCCCAGAATCTGAAACAATCCCAATCTTACAACAGTAGTGATAGTGACTCTTTACAGCTCGCCGCTTTAAAAAGCACCATAAAAAGCCATGTCAAAAAAGCTGAATATGACAGTGTGGTCCTTTACAGTAAAAAAATGCTGCGGTTATCCGAAAAGATGACGGACAGTATCCTGATGGCCGAATCTTATTATTACCTGGGTTATTATTTACAGGCCCAATATAAGTCCGATGAAGCCTACGAATTTTACAACGAAGCCTTTAAAATTGATGTGCGCCTGGGAGATTATGAGTTGGCGGCGGAAATGCTCAATGCGATGGCAACTATCCAAAAAAGTTTGGGTGATTATATAGGTAGCCAGATCACTGCCGTTGAAGGTCTTGACTATCTTGAAAAAACAACAAATTACCGGGTAACTTCAGCACTTCAACATATCATATCGGTTTGCGCCAAAGAGATGGGTGATTATGGAGACGCCCTGCTTTGGAATAAAAAAGCGATCCAACTGGCGAATAACCATCCCGATCAGATTTCCAGTGCATTGTTGGTGGTCTACGAAAATACACGGGCCAATATCTTGGTAAAGTATAAAAGATACACAGAGGCCATTGCCTTATATACTTCCCTATTGGAAGCAGCGAACCCCACCAATGCAAGGGAAGGTGCACGGATAAAGGACAATCTGGCGTACACTTTCTGGCTTTCGGGACAAGAAAATGCAGATGCCGAACAAAAAATGCTGGATGCCCTAAAAGTTAGATTGGACCTCAAAGACCTGAGTGGCCTCGTATCCAGTTACATTCACCTCACACAATTTTATTTGGAATCTGATAAGGCCAAAGCCCTGTACTATTCTGAAAGTGCCTATGCGATAGCAAGAGAGAAAAACAACCCTATAGCCGCTATGGAAGCTTTGGATTATATCATAGGATTGAAACATGACCTGAATAAAAATACAACAGCTGAGGCCCTTGCCTATTCAGAAATTAGAAATGGGCTGGAAAAATCGAAACAAAAGATCAGACGCATTTATGCTTCCACAAAATACGACAATGACCAGCTCAGTGAGGATGTGCTTTTGCTCAAGGCCGTAACGGCAGAAAAAGAGAAACAAAATATCCTCTACTTGTCCAGTTTTATACTCGTTTTAATGGGCTCCTCCTTTCTGTTTTTTATCCTTAAAAGGAGGCATAGGATCGAAAAGATCCAAGAAAGCTATAAGACGGAAACCCGGATTTCAAAAAAGGTCCACGATGAACTGGCCAATGATGTCTACCAATTAATGGTTCAGATGGAGGATACGGAAAACAAGCCACACCTCTTGGACTCCATGGAACAGATCTACCTTCGTACCCGGGATATCTCCAAAGAAAACAACAGCATTCATACCGATATACGATATGCAGAGGAACTCACAACCATGCTCAGCAGCTATACCCCCGCAGCTACCAAAATCTATACACAAGGTCTGGAAGATATCCGCTGGCAGAAAATAGGCCATGAAAAAAAAGTGGCCCTGTACAGAATCCTCCAAGAGCTTATGACCAATATGAAAAAGCATAGCGAAGCGAGCTTGGTAGCCATAACCTTTAAAAAAACAGGAAAATACACCCTAGTTTCCTATACGGATAATGGCAAAGGCATTGCCATTGATGGTAAAAATTACGGAAATGGGCTCCAGAATGTGGAAAACCGTATTTCTGCAGTACAAGGAAGCTTTACATTTACCTCTGAGAGGGACAATGGTTTTAAAGCCGAAATTAAATTTCCCAATTAA
- a CDS encoding response regulator — protein MYEKVLVAEDIDSISMGVDTILKKLRIKEIQHTSYCDDAYLKAKRAQQDGSPYQLLISDLSFKPDYREAKLSSGQELIAALKKEQPNLKVIVYSIEDHPQVIKSLWKSGLINGFVAKDRKGLEELKAAITNSYNNDAYISPQLAMLINQKNVMSLGDFEIQLMTSLANGHTQDEIERHFKANGISPSSKSSIEKRIKELKEDFQANTTAHLVSILKDLRLI, from the coding sequence ATGTACGAGAAAGTATTGGTTGCAGAGGATATAGACAGCATTAGTATGGGGGTGGATACGATCCTTAAAAAATTAAGGATCAAAGAAATCCAACATACCTCCTATTGTGACGATGCCTACCTAAAAGCCAAAAGAGCGCAACAAGATGGCAGCCCTTATCAGCTTTTGATCAGTGACCTCTCCTTTAAACCGGATTATAGGGAGGCGAAACTTTCTTCCGGGCAGGAACTCATTGCCGCCCTGAAAAAGGAACAGCCCAATTTAAAAGTCATTGTTTACTCCATAGAAGACCACCCGCAGGTCATAAAATCACTCTGGAAAAGTGGACTCATCAACGGTTTTGTCGCCAAGGACCGCAAGGGGCTCGAAGAACTCAAAGCGGCCATCACCAACAGCTATAACAATGACGCCTATATATCGCCTCAATTGGCCATGTTGATCAATCAGAAAAATGTGATGTCCCTAGGGGATTTTGAAATTCAATTAATGACCAGTCTGGCCAATGGCCACACCCAGGATGAAATTGAAAGACACTTTAAGGCCAACGGGATCTCCCCGAGCAGCAAGAGCTCCATAGAAAAGCGTATTAAGGAACTGAAGGAAGATTTTCAGGCAAACACCACGGCACATTTGGTTTCCATACTCAAAGATCTAAGGCTCATATAA
- a CDS encoding DUF6804 family protein, which yields MTPTTFKTKLFNVLSIICACHLFFAGLELPNAYYEYLRILVTAVALLTVIKNLNKSRLYMIAFGVVAIIFNPVYPLDLYNKTFWLLLDIITALLFLVEAFDAKTVATPVEESKKRKRLFP from the coding sequence ATGACACCTACTACATTTAAGACCAAGCTATTTAATGTGCTCTCTATTATTTGTGCCTGCCACCTATTTTTTGCAGGCTTAGAATTACCCAATGCCTATTATGAATATCTCCGAATTCTCGTGACCGCTGTTGCACTTTTAACGGTAATCAAGAATCTCAATAAAAGTAGGCTGTATATGATCGCTTTTGGTGTAGTTGCCATTATTTTTAATCCTGTATACCCCCTAGATCTTTATAATAAAACGTTTTGGTTACTATTGGATATTATTACGGCCCTCCTTTTTCTTGTGGAAGCCTTTGATGCGAAGACCGTTGCAACCCCCGTGGAGGAATCAAAAAAAAGAAAGCGTTTATTCCCCTAG